One genomic segment of Fundulus heteroclitus isolate FHET01 chromosome 10, MU-UCD_Fhet_4.1, whole genome shotgun sequence includes these proteins:
- the LOC105919782 gene encoding nebulin-related-anchoring protein isoform X2: MQSCARCGFVVYPAEKINCIDQNWHKACFHCDVCKMVLTPNNFVSHKKRPYCSVHNPRNNTFTSVYQTPINIKAKKQSLASSEAFQSQSEFSQQQTWYSGMVTNQEIVTMSEAQKTISDVKYKAEYEESKGKGSFPAMITPGYQAAKSANTLASNLEYKKGHEERVSKYTTFVDPPEVLLAKKQAQIVSDYAYTEEYEQQRGKGSFPAHLTPGYKVSKRATEQASDIKYRQMYEQEIKGKASAEAAATELVHARENAENFSQIAYTEEYEQQRGKGSFPAMITPGYHLAKKAQEIASDLKYKKDLNKMKGTSHFHSLTSEDNLTLKNARKINKMVSEVEYKKDLENTKGHSINFCETPQFRNAAKIAQFTSDNKYKEKYTSDLKGHYEDSGFDKKTLHAMKAMKLASDISYKHGHDQEQCEYNYPATLTPGYQSQRKLDPLKDKNYKQHIDQVKYKSVTDTPEIVLAKKNARLVSNLNYKAGYEKTKHQYTLSQDLPQIQQAKANAALCSDIKYKEEWEKTKSKACETGLDDLSVRAAKASRDLASDLKYKESYLKNKEKAIGVNVSDSKTLHSLQVAKMSSDIEYRKGSKESQAQFSLPLDMINLSHAKKAQALASDLDYRTKLHDYTILSDDMKVQQAKKAYSLQSENQYRSDLNWMKGVGWETEGCLNIAQAKKAGEQLSDVRYRQKADKMRFTQVADDLSIKHAKKSQELQSDLAYRADTEQIIHQYTMTKDEPLFRQAKANADMLSGKVYKSQWEKQREKGFELRLDSLSILTAKAKRDLASDVKYKQEYEKSKGKVIGIKSVSDDSQMAHSALATRLQSDRHYRKNYEDTKNKYSVSLDMLNISHAQKAQDLATDTKYRTFLHEYTTLPTDMNVAWAKKAYELQSDKQYRSDLNWMKGVGWEASKSLDIQQAKKASDLFSEKKYRQDVSSLKFTSVEDTPEMIQAKLSNKLAVDRLYREKGENMKHNYTVSGELPELVQAKINARNISESQYKESWTKLRDGGYKLRLDAIPFQSAKASADILSDVKYRGEFEKTKGKMIGLKGLQDDLNIAHSVHASQLQSDIKYKKDSAKQLSKFHLPMDMIEVAHAKKAQSLVSDHDYRLSLHHYTSLPDDMKTQAAKRAYGLQSERLYRSDLNYLRGAAWIATGALQIEESKRATDLISDKNYRQQPYKFRHTSVADSPDMVHAKLSGLVSNERLYKEKGINDQHSYTITAERPEITQAKINAANFSEVKYRESWHTLQAQGYKLTMQDIPFQAAKSSTGIASDYQYKHNHLLEKGKHIGVRSVTEDPHLLHCLQAGRLASDQEYRRDALSTSGRYHLTSDMIHLVAAKNAQALASDQDYRKRLHEYTVLPDDMKVKWAKKAYDLQSEKLYKSDLSFMKGVAWDGVGAPQMEAAKKAGELISDKKYRQLPDRIKFTSVADSPDIVHAKTSYQQCSERLYKSGKNDDMHKYTLHSDDPDFVRAKINAQQISDKVYKASGEQVKTLGFDLRLDAIPFQTAKASREIASDYHYKESHLKEKGQQVGLRCVEDDPKMVHSLAASKLQSNLEYKRQSKEERGRYNMQPDQPEFLLAKKSQAQASDITYRHKLHDYTCDPEQLTVKHAKQAYKLQSDVNYKSDLNWIRGVGWTPPGSHKAELARRAAELGLAEGVTTDEAIAKYQHMMMLHHQQQQLEQQQKQQETEQVETSEEIQKGINMDAMEVLHVKRKKTIQTVQKKSSTVTTSFRSMEKNSSSSSTSSAAAIQNTVKTNLSSKAAIENA; encoded by the exons GCCTTTCAGTCTCAATCTGAGTTCTCACAGCAGCAGACCTGGTATTCAGGGATGGTGACCAACCAGGAAATAGTGACAATGTCCGAGGCACAGAAAACCATCAGTGAT GTAAAATATAAAGCCGAATATGAAGAGTCCAAAGGGAAAGGCAGCTTCCCGGCAATGATCACACCAGGTTACCAAGCTGCAAAGAGCGCCAACACTTTGGCCAGTAAC tTGGAATATAAAAAAGGGCATGAAGAAAGAGTTTCAAAGTATACAACATTCGTTGATCCTCCAGAGGTGCTTCTGGCCAAGAAACAGGCGCAGATTGTCAGCGAC TATGCATACACCGAGGAATATGAGCAGCAGAGGGGGAAAGGCAGCTTCCCCGCACATCTTACTCCTGGATACAAGGTTTCAAAGAGGGCCACCGAGCAGGCAAGCGAC ATTAAGTATCGACAGATGTACGAGCAAGAGATTAAGGGTAAAGCCAGCGCAGAAGCAGCAGCCACTGAACTGGTTCACGCAAgagaaaatgctgaaaactTCAGCCAG ATTGCCTACACTGAAGAATACGAGCAGCAACGAGGTAAAGGAAGTTTTCCCGCCATGATCACACCTGGTTATCATCTTGCTAAGAAGGCTCAGGAAATTGCTAGTGAT CTGAAATACAAGAAGGACCTGAACAAGATGAAGGGCACGTCACACTTCCATAGTCTGACCTCTGAAGACAATCTGACATTAAAGAATGCACGAAAAATTAACaagatggtcagtgag GTCGAGTATAAGAAAGATTTGGAGAACACCAAAGGCCACAGCATTAACTTTTGTGAGACCCCACAGTTTCGAAATGCTGCCAAAATCGCTCAGTTCACCAGTGAT aacaaatataaagaaaagtACACCAGTGATCTGAAGGGCCACTATGAAGACTCGGGATTTGATAAGAAGACTTTGCATGCCATGAAAGCGATGAAACTGGCGAGTGAT atttcTTATAAACACGGCCATGATCAGGAGCAGTGTGAATATAACTACCCAGCCACTCTCACACCAGGCTACCAAAGCCAAAGGAAGCTGGACCCACTAAAGGAT AAGAACTACAAGCAACATATCGACCAGGTCAAGTACAAGTCTGTGACGGACACCCCTGAGATTGTCTTAGCCAAGAAAAATGCTCGGCTTGTCAGCAAC tTAAATTATAAAGCAGGCTATGAGAAGACGAAGCACCAGTACACTTTATCTCAGGATCTGCCCCAAATCCAGCAGGCCAAAGCCAACGCAGCTTTGTGCAGTGAT ATTAAATACAAAGAAGAGTGGGAGAAGACCAAGTCCAAAGCTTGTGAAACCGGTCTGGACGACTTGAGCGTGAGAGCTGCCAAAGCTTCGAGAGACCTAGCCAGTGAC CTGAAATACAAAGAGTCCTACTTGAAGAACAAAGAAAAGGCGATCGGGGTCAACGTGAGCGACTCCAAGACGCTGCACTCTCTTCAAGTGGCCAAGATGAGCAGTGAC ATTGAGTACAGGAAAGGCTCGAAGGAGAGCCAGGCGCAGTTCAGCCTCCCCCTGGACATGATCAACCTGAGCCACGCCAAGAAGGCTCAGGCCCTCGCCAGTGACCTGGACTATCGCACCAAACTTCACGATTACACCATCCTGTCTGACGACATGAAGGTCCAGCAGGCTAAAAAGGCCTACTCCCTGCAGAGCGAG AACCAGTATCGTTCAGACCTGAACTGGATGAAGGGCGTTGGCTGGGAGACTGAGGGATGTCTCAACATCGCCCAGGCCAAGAAAGCCGGAGAGCAACTCAGTGAT GTCAGATACCGTCAGAAGGCCGACAAAATGAGGTTCACTCAGGTGGCGGACGACCTCTCCATCAAACACGCCAAGAAGagtcaggagctgcagagcgaC cTGGCGTACAGAGCGGACACAGAACAGATAATTCACCAGTACACCATGACGAAAGATGAACCGCTGTTCAGACAAGCTAAAGCAAACGCTGACATGCTGAGTGGG aaAGTGTACAAGAGCCAGTGGGAGAAGCAGAGGGAAAAGGGCTTTGAGCTTCGTTTGGACTCTCTGTCGATACTTACAGCAAAGGCAAAGCGAGACCTGGCCAGCGAc GTTAAGTACAAGCAAGAGTACGAGAAAAGCAAAGGCAAGGTGATTGGCATCAAGTCAGTCAGCGACGACTCTCAGATGGCTCACTCTGCTCTGGCCACCAGACTTCAGAGCGATCGCCACTACAGGAAGAACTACGAGGACACCAAGAACAAATACAG CGTGTCTCTGGATATGCTGAACATCAGCCATGCCCAGAAGGCCCAGGACCTCGCCACGGATACTAAATACAGGACGTTCCTCCATGAATACACCACTCTGCCGACAGACATGAATGTGGCCTGGGCTAAGAAGGCCTACGAGTTACAGAGCGAC AAACAGTACAGATCAGATCTAAACTGGATGAAGGGTGTCGGCTGGGAGGCCTCAAAGTCTCTGGATATTCAGCAGGCGAAGAAAGCTTCGGATCTCTTCAGTGAG AAAAAGTATCGTCAGGACGTGAGCTCTCTGAAGTTCACCAGCGTTGAAGACACTCCAGAGATGATCCAGGCCAAACTCAGCAACAAACTGGCTGTTGAT CGTCTGTACAGGGAGAAGGGAGAAAACATGAAGCACAACTACACGGTCAGCGGAGAGCTGCCTGAGTTGGTGCAGGCAAAGATCAATGCCAGAAACATCAGTGAG AGTCAGTACAAGGAGTCGTGGACAAAGCTACGCGACGGGGGCTACAAGCTGCGCCTGGATGCAATTCCTTTCCAGTCCGCCAAAGCCTCCGCAGACATCCTCAGTGAC GTAAAGTACAGGGGAGAATTTGAGAAGACCAAAGGGAAGATGATTGGACTGAAGGGGCTGCAGGATGACCTGAACATCGCGCATTCAGTTCACGCCAGCCAGCTACAAAGTGAT ATAAAGTATAAGAAGGACTCAGCCAAGCAGCTCTCCAAATTCCACCTGCCCATGGATATGATTGAGGTCGCTCACGCCAAAAAGGCCCAGTCTCTGGTCAGCGACCACGACTACCGGCTCTCCTTGCACCACTACACCTCGCTGCCCGACGACATGAAGACGCAGGCGGCCAAGAGAGCGTACGGCCTGCAGAGTGAG AGACTGTATCGGTCTGACCTGAACTACTTGCGAGGTGCAGCCTGGATTGCCACAGGAGCGCTGCAGATTGAAGAGTCCAAGAGAGCCACAGACCTCATCAGTGAT AAAAACTACCGACAGCAGCCGTACAAGTTCAGGCACACCTCGGTCGCCGACTCCCCAGATATGGTCCACGCCAAACTCAGTGGACTCGTCAGCAACGAA CGTCTCTACAAAGAAAAGGGCATAAATGACCAGCATAGCTACACGATTACAGCTGAGAGACCAGAGATTACACAAGCCAAGATAAATGCCGCCAACTTCAGCGAG gTGAAATACAGAGAGTCCTGGCATACTCTGCAGGCTCAGGGCTACAAGCTCACCATGCAGGACATCCCCTTCCAGGCTGCCAAGAGCTCCACAGGCATCGCCAGCGAC TACCAATATAAGCACAACCACCTGCTGGAAAAGGGGAAACACATCGGAGTCAGGAGCGTGACGGAGGACCCCCACCTGCTGCACTGCCTGCAGGCCGGCCGGCTGGCCAGCGACCAGGAGTACCGCAGGGATGCTCTGTCCACCAGCGGCCGCTACCACCTCACCTCGGACATGATCCATCTGGTGGCGGCGAAGAACGCCCAGGCCCTGGCCAGCGATCAGGACTACAGGAAGAGGCTCCACGAGTACACGGTGCTGCCCGACGACATGAAGGTGAAATGGGCCAAAAAGGCGTACGACCTGCAGAGTGAG AAACTCTACAAGTCTGACCTGAGTTTCATGAAAGGAGTGGCCTGGGATGGAGTGGGAGCGCCTCAGATGGAGGCGGCTAAGAAGGCCGGGGAGCTGATAAGTGAT AAGAAGTACCGTCAGCTGCCGGACAGAATCAAGTTTACGTCTGTGGCCGACTCTCCTGACATTGTTCACGCCAAGACGAGCTATCAACAGTGCAGTGAg AGGCTGTACAAGTCTGGAAAGAACGACGACATGCATAAATACACCTTACACTCAGACGATCCGGACTTTGTCAGAGCTAAGATCAACGCTCAGCAGATTAGCGAC AAAGTTTACAAGGCCTCTGGGGAGCAGGTGAAGACATTAGGCTTTGACTTGAGGTTGGACGCTATTCCCTTCCAAACAGCCAAGGCCTCCAGGGAAATTGCCAGCGAC TACCATTACAAGGAGTCCCACCTGAAGGAGAAGGGCCAGCAGGTGGGGCTGCGCTGCGTGGAGGACGACCCCAAGATGGTCCACTCCCTGGCTGCCAGCAAGCTTCAGAGCAACCTGGAGTACAAGCGCCAGTCCAAGGAGGAGCGCGGCCGCTACAACATGCAGCCGGACCAGCCCGAGTTCCTGCTGGCCAAGAAGAGTCAGGCCCAGGCCAGCGACATCACCTACCGCCACAAACTCCACGACTACACCTGCGACCCGGAGCAGCTCACCGTCAAGCACGCCAAGCAGGCCTACAAGCTGCAGAGCGAC GTGAACTACAAATCTGACCTGAACTGGATCAGAGGAGTGGGATGGACCCCTCCCGGCTCCCACAAGGCGGAGCTCGCCCGCCGGGCAGCAGAGCTGGGCCTGGCTGAGGGAGTTACCACAGATGAGGCTATTGCAAAGTACCAGCATATGATGATG CtgcatcatcagcagcagcagctggagcagcagcagaaacagcaagAAACAGAGCAGGTGGAGACCAGCGAGGAGATCCAGAAGGGCATCAACATGGATGCCATGGAGGTCCTTCACGTCAAGAGGAAGAAGACCATCCAGACGGTCCAGAAAAAGTCCTCCACTGTCACAACTTCCTTCAGATCCATGGAGAAGaactccagctcctcctccacctcctcagcagccGCCAtccaaaacacagtgaaaacaaacCTCTCCAGTAAAGCTGCGATAGAAAACGCGTAA